From Butyricimonas paravirosa, one genomic window encodes:
- a CDS encoding FimB/Mfa2 family fimbrial subunit: MNTGGLYRDLSKRMGIVLVCLFLGSCDVMKEDTDNCGVYLEFIYDYNMEYVDSFDPWVNTVDIFVFDADDRFLFTKQARREELVGRKRMLLADDLSVGHYKVLTVGGLTNHFRVSDVQGNRLSPGKTMLGDVQVALERLSQTVSHEFFPLWTGKTIKVDYKADREVYPVSLVKNTNHFHVLLAEVGGSSTGRADRPVFTFEILTPEGAVYGHDNAPRVQVPVTYMPYSLEVGEGPEVLSEGHVNTARLLYDDDYAYKLIVYDTRTGLRVWDYDLMKLLESRKPILRPDGSALPMPEFLDRQSEWRMVILYKEGENPSGFVALSIEVNGWIVWRNDIEV, from the coding sequence ATGAACACGGGTGGGCTATATCGGGATTTGAGTAAAAGAATGGGAATTGTGTTAGTATGCCTGTTTTTAGGATCATGCGACGTGATGAAGGAGGATACAGACAACTGTGGTGTATACTTGGAATTTATTTATGACTATAATATGGAATATGTCGACTCGTTCGATCCGTGGGTTAACACGGTCGACATATTCGTGTTCGACGCTGATGATCGTTTTCTCTTTACCAAACAAGCCCGGCGGGAAGAACTTGTTGGGAGAAAGCGAATGTTATTGGCTGATGATTTATCCGTGGGGCATTACAAGGTGCTGACCGTGGGAGGTTTGACGAATCATTTCCGGGTATCGGATGTGCAGGGAAATAGGCTTTCTCCGGGAAAAACGATGCTAGGGGACGTGCAGGTCGCTTTGGAACGGCTCTCTCAGACCGTGTCTCACGAATTTTTCCCTTTGTGGACCGGGAAAACAATAAAGGTGGATTATAAGGCTGATCGGGAGGTATACCCGGTGTCTTTGGTTAAAAACACGAATCATTTTCACGTGTTACTGGCTGAGGTGGGTGGTAGTAGTACGGGACGTGCGGACCGTCCCGTTTTTACTTTTGAAATCCTGACACCTGAGGGAGCGGTCTACGGACATGATAATGCTCCCCGGGTGCAGGTACCTGTGACCTATATGCCCTATTCCCTAGAGGTGGGAGAGGGGCCGGAAGTCTTGTCGGAAGGGCACGTGAATACGGCTAGGTTATTGTATGATGATGATTATGCTTATAAATTGATTGTCTATGATACGCGAACCGGCTTGCGGGTATGGGATTATGATTTGATGAAACTCTTGGAATCGAGAAAACCAATCTTGCGGCCGGATGGGAGTGCGCTCCCTATGCCGGAATTCCTCGACAGGCAGAGCGAGTGGCGTATGGTGATTCTGTACAAGGAAGGAGAAAATCCATCCGGTTTCGTGGCTTTGAGTATTGAAGTTAACGGGTGGATCGTGTGGCGTAATGATATAGAGGTTTAA
- a CDS encoding FISUMP domain-containing protein, with protein sequence MMERFIIWKRFSLVRVLLLTGLLGCVHDKLDGPDQLGKVIDIELVIPGFEVPLTRSIEGDNGEAAVRELDLLFFDQSTPSAKLLRHLNVIDFRQESSGADYKVKFSLNLAKDDQVGLIVVVVNAAGAVRHALESNPADAEKQDILKALTFNTFKDENDSYKWNVRVPGYTPLPMYGEVVMEGLVPGYIVSVSLTRMLARVDVENKVSGEIFKLEEIYLVNYNTSGYIAPKWNEADGVLVPNPYATNENPMIPVPSGKQPGVEEAAMKYEYKQAINAPGALMAGEIYTYEAVKNVKDDPGNGVCLIIKGKYMGEDYYYRVDFTLESELPIDIAYMPLYRNHKYVVTVTDAEGIGYRTFAEALRSFGVLSNLKTSILVVNLEGINHIVYDGQFFMGVESRTLDLPYGVSRQLTYRVSSDYHGAWEAKVLHSETNTWLRLAGGLSVTKGADINGSGLELVISSVFSPGSGRDYVTGQIEFTAGRLRDTLTVRRVPIAEMFARSNVVLNSGVLTFAVTAEDNRDIPAWSQGVFFKWGSLIALASAGNPYDPEVQAVYYPPHLNPSDWKGGLIGWDKIPYAHSNFNFSMPSGTGEDVDAFAGYSGNTGFNENVGVGDICRYISSGPGGKGWVEGEWRLPTNAELELLYEETGIKTVSMGGFVNMTAELNRDAGNYLHGNFDPESGWFLGANVTGSMATPANRTTPPSGTVFLPSAGQRYPDGNGDVVHVGAYGYYWASTPYSVNGGYIADYLFIYKSGVDFNAADRSYAFPVRCIKDY encoded by the coding sequence ATGATGGAACGATTCATAATATGGAAACGGTTTAGCTTGGTGAGAGTGTTACTCTTGACGGGATTACTGGGGTGTGTACATGATAAGTTGGATGGACCGGATCAGTTGGGGAAAGTTATAGATATAGAACTAGTTATTCCGGGATTTGAAGTCCCCCTTACCCGCTCGATAGAGGGGGATAACGGGGAGGCTGCGGTACGGGAGTTGGACCTTTTGTTCTTTGACCAGTCTACTCCATCGGCAAAACTACTTCGACATCTGAACGTGATCGATTTTAGGCAGGAATCATCGGGGGCAGACTATAAAGTGAAATTTAGTCTGAACCTTGCCAAAGATGACCAAGTCGGTTTAATCGTGGTTGTCGTGAATGCAGCGGGGGCGGTTCGGCATGCCTTGGAAAGTAATCCGGCAGATGCGGAAAAACAGGATATATTGAAAGCTCTGACTTTTAATACATTCAAAGATGAGAATGATTCTTATAAATGGAACGTGCGTGTACCGGGATATACCCCGCTACCCATGTACGGGGAAGTGGTAATGGAGGGACTTGTGCCGGGTTATATAGTGTCGGTTTCGTTGACTCGGATGTTGGCTCGTGTGGACGTGGAAAACAAGGTTAGCGGAGAGATCTTCAAGTTGGAAGAGATTTATTTGGTGAACTATAATACTTCCGGGTATATCGCCCCGAAATGGAACGAAGCGGATGGCGTGCTTGTTCCGAATCCTTATGCGACAAATGAGAATCCGATGATCCCCGTCCCTTCCGGAAAACAACCGGGTGTAGAAGAAGCGGCAATGAAATACGAGTACAAACAGGCCATTAACGCCCCCGGGGCCTTGATGGCGGGAGAAATCTATACCTATGAGGCTGTTAAAAACGTGAAAGATGATCCGGGTAACGGGGTTTGCCTGATTATTAAAGGAAAATACATGGGCGAGGATTATTATTACCGGGTGGACTTCACGCTGGAATCTGAATTGCCGATAGATATTGCGTATATGCCGCTGTATCGTAATCACAAGTATGTTGTTACCGTAACCGATGCCGAGGGAATCGGTTACCGGACTTTTGCGGAGGCTCTTCGCTCGTTTGGCGTGTTATCGAATTTGAAAACGTCAATATTGGTGGTGAATCTAGAAGGGATAAACCACATTGTTTATGATGGTCAATTCTTTATGGGAGTGGAAAGTCGCACGCTGGACCTACCTTATGGTGTGAGTCGGCAACTCACGTATCGGGTAAGTTCTGATTATCATGGGGCTTGGGAGGCAAAAGTTCTCCATTCGGAAACAAATACTTGGTTGCGCTTGGCCGGGGGACTGTCCGTCACGAAGGGGGCAGATATAAACGGGAGCGGTTTGGAACTGGTGATTTCGTCCGTGTTCTCCCCGGGCAGCGGGCGTGATTACGTGACCGGACAGATTGAGTTCACGGCAGGGCGTCTGCGGGATACCCTGACCGTGAGAAGGGTTCCGATTGCGGAAATGTTTGCCCGGAGCAATGTTGTGTTAAATTCCGGGGTACTGACTTTTGCCGTGACTGCCGAAGATAACCGGGATATTCCCGCTTGGTCCCAAGGGGTATTTTTCAAATGGGGTTCACTGATTGCGTTGGCTTCTGCCGGTAATCCTTATGACCCGGAGGTGCAAGCCGTTTATTATCCGCCCCATCTGAACCCGTCTGATTGGAAAGGTGGTTTGATCGGGTGGGATAAAATCCCATATGCTCATTCGAATTTCAACTTTTCTATGCCTTCTGGTACTGGCGAGGACGTGGACGCTTTTGCGGGTTACTCCGGTAATACCGGGTTCAATGAAAACGTGGGTGTCGGTGATATATGTCGTTATATTTCCAGTGGGCCGGGAGGTAAAGGATGGGTTGAGGGCGAATGGCGTTTACCGACAAATGCCGAACTGGAATTGTTGTACGAAGAAACCGGGATAAAAACGGTATCTATGGGTGGGTTTGTTAACATGACGGCCGAGTTGAATCGGGATGCTGGAAACTATTTACATGGGAACTTCGACCCCGAAAGCGGTTGGTTTCTAGGGGCGAACGTGACGGGATCAATGGCAACACCTGCCAATAGAACAACTCCCCCTTCTGGGACGGTCTTCCTGCCCTCGGCCGGGCAACGTTATCCGGATGGTAATGGGGATGTGGTACATGTGGGAGCCTACGGTTATTATTGGGCCTCTACACCCTATTCGGTGAATGGCGGGTATATTGCTGACTATCTTTTTATATATAAAAGCGGGGTTGATTTTAATGCCGCTGATCGTTCGTACGCTTTTCCCGTTCGTTGTATTAAAGATTATTGA
- the aspA gene encoding aspartate ammonia-lyase — MKTRIEHDLLGNKEVPMDAYYGVQTLRAIENFAGISNYTIGMFPNYVKALAMVKWAAAKANFELGLIPADITNAITAACEEIIDGKLADQFPVDMVQGGAGTSTNMNINEVVANRALELLGHQKGEYQYCHPNNHVNLSQSTNDAYPTSFHLAIILTNKEVVAEIKLLVDSFRRKAKEFEHVLKMGRTQLQDAVPMTLGQEFEAYAYTLEENIERLNAAAKLFLVENMGATAIGTGINSEPEYAEICARELRIISGEEFVLAPNLIAATPDTGACVSYSSELKRFCVQLSKVCNDLRLLSSGPRCGLNEINLPPMQPGSSIMPGKVNPVIPEVVNQVCFRVIGNDTTVMMAAEAGQLELNVMEPVIVYALFNSMQMLTKVMDRLRILCIDGITANVDRCKDMVMNSIGIVTALNPTLGYENSSRIAKRALTENRSVYDLVLEEKLLTKEELDNVLRPELMIAPKKFYKKK; from the coding sequence ATGAAAACAAGAATAGAACATGATTTACTAGGCAACAAAGAAGTGCCAATGGATGCGTATTATGGCGTTCAAACTTTGAGAGCTATCGAGAACTTTGCTGGTATCAGTAATTACACGATCGGAATGTTCCCGAACTACGTGAAGGCTTTGGCTATGGTGAAATGGGCTGCTGCAAAAGCAAACTTTGAATTGGGATTGATTCCTGCTGATATTACAAATGCCATCACCGCAGCTTGCGAGGAAATCATCGATGGTAAGTTGGCTGACCAGTTCCCGGTAGATATGGTTCAAGGTGGAGCCGGAACTTCCACGAATATGAATATCAACGAGGTCGTTGCCAATCGTGCTTTGGAACTGTTGGGACATCAGAAAGGTGAATACCAATATTGCCACCCGAATAATCATGTGAATCTTTCTCAATCAACGAATGACGCTTATCCTACATCATTCCACTTGGCAATTATCCTGACCAATAAAGAAGTGGTAGCTGAAATTAAATTGTTGGTTGATTCTTTCAGAAGAAAAGCAAAAGAATTCGAACACGTGTTGAAAATGGGGCGTACCCAACTTCAGGATGCCGTTCCGATGACTTTGGGCCAAGAGTTCGAGGCATACGCTTACACGTTGGAAGAAAATATCGAGCGTTTGAATGCGGCTGCTAAATTGTTCTTGGTAGAGAATATGGGTGCTACGGCTATCGGTACAGGTATCAACTCAGAACCGGAATACGCTGAAATCTGCGCTCGCGAACTTCGCATCATCAGTGGTGAAGAGTTCGTTCTGGCTCCGAACTTGATTGCTGCAACTCCTGACACGGGTGCTTGCGTGTCTTACTCTTCAGAATTGAAACGTTTCTGCGTTCAATTGTCTAAAGTATGTAACGATTTGCGTTTGTTGTCCAGTGGTCCGAGATGTGGTTTGAACGAGATCAACTTGCCTCCGATGCAACCGGGATCTTCTATCATGCCGGGTAAAGTGAATCCGGTTATCCCGGAAGTGGTTAACCAGGTTTGTTTCCGCGTGATTGGTAACGATACGACCGTGATGATGGCTGCTGAGGCTGGTCAGTTGGAATTGAACGTGATGGAGCCGGTAATCGTTTACGCTTTGTTCAACTCCATGCAGATGTTGACCAAGGTTATGGATCGTTTGAGAATCTTGTGTATAGACGGCATCACTGCTAACGTTGACCGTTGTAAAGATATGGTGATGAACAGTATCGGTATCGTTACTGCTTTGAACCCGACTTTAGGTTACGAAAATTCATCTCGTATCGCCAAGAGAGCTTTAACAGAAAACAGAAGTGTTTACGACTTGGTTTTGGAAGAAAAATTATTGACGAAAGAAGAGCTGGATAACGTGCTCCGTCCGGAATTAATGATTGCTCCGAAAAAATTCTACAAGAAAAAATAA
- a CDS encoding DUF3332 domain-containing protein: protein MKKSFNQMIAVVMIAVSSVAFTGCYGSFSLTSKLHNWNGQVSNAKFVNELVFLGLCILPAYELCCLGDVLIFNSIEFWGGQNPVAMKAGDVEEGQVMYAGHPYHVTKSLNKMVVASEETDAVAEFQYFPEEESWYLMDGQNKAKLMKNTKKMMKAVVAID from the coding sequence ATGAAAAAAAGTTTTAATCAAATGATTGCTGTTGTGATGATCGCGGTGTCATCAGTGGCTTTCACAGGATGTTATGGTTCTTTTTCTTTGACTTCTAAGTTACATAACTGGAACGGACAAGTGTCTAACGCTAAATTCGTGAACGAGTTAGTATTCTTGGGATTGTGTATCCTTCCGGCATACGAGTTGTGCTGCTTGGGTGATGTCTTGATCTTCAACTCTATCGAGTTCTGGGGTGGCCAGAATCCGGTTGCCATGAAAGCCGGAGACGTGGAAGAAGGTCAAGTAATGTACGCCGGACATCCTTACCATGTAACTAAATCTTTGAATAAGATGGTAGTTGCAAGTGAAGAGACTGATGCTGTTGCTGAATTCCAATATTTCCCGGAAGAAGAATCTTGGTATTTAATGGATGGTCAGAACAAGGCTAAGTTGATGAAAAACACGAAAAAGATGATGAAAGCTGTTGTAGCTATCGACTAA
- the recG gene encoding ATP-dependent DNA helicase RecG — protein MLELAGLNIKFVPGVGEKRASLLEQEMGIQSYEDMLYYIPYKYIDRTRVYTIRELTSDLPYIQVKAKITNLTSVGVGKQTRMVATAYDGTGELELVWFTGHKYLSSQITPDKEYLIFGKPTIFNHKMNIVHPEMDLYETSAKQLVGFQAIYPTTEKMKKSYLTSRLINKIQANIFKAINGRIQETLPAWFIKKHNLIYLHEALHNIHFPENPDMLRKAQYRLKFEELFYIQLNILKLKFNRKAAFQGHLFTTVGDYFNNFYHNHLPFPLTDAQKRVIKEIRSDCGSGKQMNRLLQGDVGSGKTLVAVMCMLIALDNGYQAAIMAPTEILATQHYETISGLLKDTPISVGLLTGSTKKKEREIIHEALSDGRLQILIGTHALLEDVVNFKNVGLVVIDEQHRFGVAQRAKLWQKNTIPPHMLVMTATPIPRTLAMTLYGDLDVSVIDQLPPGRKPITTHHAFEARRLQVYKFIQKELELGRQAYIVYPMISESEKMDYRNLEEGYEHVMSYFAPLGYTADIVHGKLKPTEKEEHMRRFVSGETRILVATTVIEVGVNVPNASIMVIESAERFGLSQLHQLRGRVGRGAEQSYCILMTSYKLSNESRKRIETMTSTNDGFEIAEVDLKLRGPGDIEGTQQSGLTCNLRVANLGKDGRILNEAAQAATIILEDDPLLQKEENQTFATQVKRLFKTKINWRYIS, from the coding sequence ATTTTGGAACTGGCAGGACTGAACATAAAATTCGTACCGGGTGTTGGAGAGAAAAGAGCCTCGTTGCTGGAGCAGGAAATGGGCATCCAAAGCTACGAGGATATGCTCTATTACATCCCCTACAAATACATTGACCGGACCCGTGTCTACACGATCCGGGAACTTACATCAGACCTCCCCTACATTCAGGTAAAAGCTAAAATCACGAACCTCACGTCCGTCGGCGTGGGCAAACAGACGCGCATGGTCGCCACGGCCTACGACGGAACCGGGGAATTGGAACTCGTGTGGTTCACGGGCCACAAATACCTCTCCAGCCAGATCACCCCTGACAAGGAGTACCTGATTTTCGGCAAGCCCACCATCTTCAACCACAAGATGAACATCGTCCACCCGGAAATGGACCTGTACGAAACGAGTGCCAAGCAACTCGTGGGTTTCCAAGCCATCTACCCGACCACGGAGAAGATGAAAAAAAGTTACCTGACCTCCCGGCTGATCAACAAGATACAAGCGAACATTTTCAAAGCTATCAACGGCAGGATTCAAGAAACCCTCCCGGCATGGTTCATCAAAAAACACAACTTGATCTACCTGCACGAGGCTTTGCACAACATCCACTTCCCGGAAAACCCGGATATGCTCCGCAAGGCACAATACCGGCTTAAATTTGAAGAGCTGTTCTACATTCAGCTCAACATACTGAAACTAAAATTCAACCGCAAGGCAGCCTTCCAAGGCCATCTCTTTACCACGGTCGGGGATTATTTCAACAATTTTTACCACAATCACCTACCCTTTCCTCTGACCGACGCGCAGAAACGGGTTATCAAAGAAATCCGTTCCGATTGCGGTTCCGGCAAGCAAATGAACCGCCTGTTGCAGGGAGACGTGGGAAGCGGCAAAACCCTTGTCGCCGTGATGTGTATGCTGATCGCCCTCGACAACGGTTACCAAGCCGCCATCATGGCCCCGACGGAGATTCTCGCCACCCAACATTACGAAACCATATCCGGGCTTCTGAAGGACACCCCGATCAGCGTCGGCCTACTCACAGGTTCCACCAAGAAAAAAGAAAGGGAAATCATTCACGAGGCCCTGTCCGACGGACGTCTGCAAATCTTGATCGGGACTCACGCTCTACTGGAAGACGTGGTGAATTTTAAAAACGTGGGACTTGTCGTTATCGACGAGCAGCATCGTTTCGGAGTTGCCCAGCGAGCTAAACTGTGGCAAAAGAACACGATTCCCCCACACATGCTGGTCATGACGGCCACTCCCATTCCCCGGACTCTCGCCATGACCCTCTACGGCGATCTAGATGTATCGGTGATCGACCAACTTCCTCCCGGCCGGAAACCTATCACCACACATCATGCATTCGAGGCAAGACGCCTGCAAGTCTATAAATTCATCCAGAAAGAACTGGAACTCGGTAGGCAAGCCTATATCGTGTACCCCATGATCTCCGAATCGGAAAAGATGGATTACCGAAACCTAGAAGAAGGCTATGAACACGTGATGAGTTATTTTGCCCCCCTAGGGTACACGGCGGACATCGTTCACGGGAAACTCAAACCGACAGAGAAAGAGGAACACATGAGGCGTTTCGTATCGGGAGAAACCCGTATTCTCGTGGCAACCACCGTGATCGAAGTCGGGGTGAATGTTCCCAATGCCTCCATCATGGTCATTGAAAGTGCCGAACGTTTCGGACTATCCCAATTGCACCAGCTACGCGGGCGTGTAGGACGGGGAGCCGAACAATCATACTGTATTCTGATGACCTCCTACAAACTGTCTAACGAGTCCCGTAAAAGGATCGAGACCATGACCTCCACGAATGATGGCTTTGAGATTGCCGAAGTCGATTTAAAACTACGCGGTCCGGGAGACATCGAAGGAACACAACAAAGCGGGTTGACTTGCAACCTGAGAGTTGCCAATCTCGGTAAGGACGGGCGTATCCTGAACGAGGCAGCCCAAGCGGCCACGATTATTCTGGAAGACGATCCCCTCCTACAAAAAGAAGAGAATCAAACCTTTGCCACCCAAGTCAAACGTCTTTTCAAAACTAAAATCAACTGGAGATATATCAGTTAA
- a CDS encoding cob(I)yrinic acid a,c-diamide adenosyltransferase produces MKVYTKTGDKGTTALIGGTRVAKNNVRLEAYGGVDELNSHLGMIRSYPIDGESVKQLIEIQNVLFVVGANLATDTAVSNMQKKLPCTDEDVAFLERAIDKMDEELPPLQYFVLPGGRPEVSACHIARTVCRRVERRIIDMSEEIEVEDIIVRYVNRLSDYLFVLGRKLAKDCGLEEVKWVPRN; encoded by the coding sequence ATGAAGGTTTACACGAAAACAGGAGATAAGGGGACGACGGCTTTGATCGGGGGAACCCGGGTGGCAAAGAATAACGTGAGGTTAGAGGCTTACGGAGGTGTTGACGAGTTGAACAGTCATTTGGGGATGATTCGGTCGTACCCGATTGATGGGGAGAGCGTGAAACAGTTGATCGAGATTCAAAACGTGTTGTTCGTGGTCGGGGCAAACTTGGCGACGGACACGGCGGTGAGTAATATGCAGAAAAAATTGCCTTGCACGGATGAGGACGTGGCTTTTTTGGAGAGGGCGATAGACAAGATGGACGAGGAGTTGCCGCCACTGCAATATTTTGTGTTGCCGGGAGGACGGCCGGAGGTGTCGGCTTGTCATATTGCCCGTACGGTTTGCCGTCGGGTGGAACGCCGGATTATTGATATGAGCGAGGAAATAGAGGTGGAGGATATTATCGTGCGGTATGTGAATCGCCTTTCCGATTATTTGTTCGTGCTAGGGCGTAAGCTGGCAAAGGATTGTGGGCTGGAAGAGGTGAAATGGGTGCCGAGAAATTGA
- a CDS encoding DUF2461 domain-containing protein: MKEPVTCNFSMAEVFRFLEELRENNNREWFNAHKEWYLAVKAGHEDFINRVIPALAVTEPEVDGLTAKDCIFRIYRDVRFSPNKEPYKTHIGAYMVKGGKQSPRAGYYVHIEPGNCMIGGGIWCPEPSLLKALRKDVYDNIDEFTGIIRDAEFQKHYVLEGEKLKKVPAPFPADFPEGDLLKYKSYTVSNYVPDSFFEGEDVVERCVERLLLMQPFNRFLNYTVEETWR, translated from the coding sequence ATGAAAGAACCTGTAACTTGTAACTTTTCAATGGCGGAAGTGTTCCGGTTTTTGGAAGAGCTGAGGGAGAATAATAACCGGGAGTGGTTTAATGCGCATAAGGAGTGGTATTTGGCTGTAAAGGCCGGACATGAGGATTTCATTAACCGGGTAATTCCGGCATTGGCTGTGACGGAGCCGGAGGTAGATGGGTTGACGGCGAAAGATTGTATTTTCAGAATTTACCGGGATGTCCGGTTTTCACCCAATAAGGAACCTTATAAGACGCATATCGGGGCATACATGGTGAAGGGTGGTAAGCAAAGTCCCCGGGCGGGATATTACGTGCATATAGAACCGGGGAATTGTATGATAGGGGGTGGAATTTGGTGTCCGGAACCATCGTTGCTGAAGGCTTTGCGGAAAGACGTGTATGATAATATAGATGAGTTTACGGGAATTATCCGGGATGCGGAGTTCCAAAAACATTACGTGTTGGAGGGGGAGAAGTTGAAAAAGGTGCCTGCACCTTTTCCTGCCGATTTTCCGGAAGGGGATTTGTTGAAATACAAATCTTACACGGTATCGAATTATGTTCCCGATTCGTTTTTCGAGGGGGAGGACGTGGTTGAACGGTGTGTGGAGCGACTTTTACTGATGCAGCCTTTTAATCGCTTTTTGAATTACACGGTGGAGGAAACGTGGAGGTGA
- a CDS encoding Fic/DOC family protein: protein MNRYTTNGEEGEILPNLLGITDEETLHNAEFEGFLMAEILFTEKLTPKTKFSVKYICDIHRTALKELYSFAGRFRSVNISKGGFVFPAGRFIPDSMRIFEEEILSQLPDHYTSQQALIKDIAKVHGELLFIHPFREGNGRTSRILANLMARKQGYPGLNFKRIDFNEYIIAVQQVARKDYSRMEQIIAYTF, encoded by the coding sequence ATGAACAGATACACTACCAATGGCGAAGAGGGAGAAATTCTCCCGAATTTACTCGGAATCACGGACGAAGAGACTCTTCATAATGCGGAGTTCGAAGGCTTCTTGATGGCGGAAATCTTGTTCACGGAAAAGCTAACGCCCAAGACAAAATTTTCAGTCAAATACATCTGTGACATTCACCGTACGGCGCTAAAAGAACTCTACTCCTTTGCCGGGCGTTTCCGTTCCGTCAACATTTCCAAAGGCGGATTCGTGTTCCCGGCCGGAAGATTTATCCCGGATAGTATGCGCATTTTCGAAGAAGAAATTCTTTCCCAACTCCCTGATCACTACACCAGTCAACAAGCTCTGATAAAAGACATCGCCAAAGTACACGGTGAATTACTCTTCATCCACCCGTTCCGGGAAGGCAACGGCAGAACATCCCGTATTCTCGCCAACCTCATGGCACGAAAACAAGGTTATCCCGGCTTAAACTTCAAAAGGATTGATTTTAATGAATATATTATCGCTGTTCAGCAAGTAGCACGAAAAGACTACTCCAGAATGGAGCAGATTATCGCTTACACATTTTAA
- the purD gene encoding phosphoribosylamine--glycine ligase, whose translation MKVLLLGSGGREHALAWKINQSERLTKLYVAPGNAGTAEIAENVNIKVTDFEALATFVENNAIDMLVVGPEDPLVEGIRDYFEADARFARLMIVGPGKAGAILEGSKDFAKEFMFRHHIPTAGYLTVTKDNLEKGFAFLETLKPPYVLKADGLAAGKGVLILDNLEEAKRELELMLGGKFGKAGNQVVIEEYLKGIELSVFALTDGRSYKILGSAKDYKRIGEGDMGLNTGGMGAVSPVPFANEEFNRKVEERVVRPTIEGLQKDGIDYKGFVFFGLMNVGGDPYVIEYNVRMGDPETEVVMPRLKTDILSLFEAMAKGELEQAAFELDDRFCTTVMLVSQGYPGDYEKGKEITGVPDVKGSIVFHAGTKLADGKVVTNGGRVIAVSSFGKTMREALAQSYENVAKIHFDGMNFRRDIGFDL comes from the coding sequence ATGAAAGTATTATTATTGGGTAGCGGTGGACGCGAACATGCGTTGGCGTGGAAAATAAATCAGAGTGAAAGATTAACAAAGTTATATGTTGCTCCGGGAAATGCCGGGACGGCAGAGATAGCTGAAAATGTAAATATCAAGGTAACGGATTTCGAGGCGTTGGCGACTTTCGTGGAGAATAACGCTATCGATATGCTGGTTGTCGGACCGGAAGATCCTCTGGTGGAGGGTATTCGGGATTATTTTGAGGCAGACGCTCGTTTTGCCCGACTGATGATCGTGGGACCGGGAAAAGCGGGTGCTATTCTGGAAGGAAGTAAGGATTTTGCGAAGGAATTTATGTTCCGCCACCATATCCCGACAGCCGGTTATTTGACGGTGACGAAGGATAATCTTGAAAAAGGGTTTGCTTTTTTGGAGACGTTGAAACCGCCTTACGTGTTGAAAGCGGACGGGTTGGCAGCCGGGAAAGGCGTGTTGATTCTGGATAATTTGGAAGAGGCGAAGAGGGAGTTGGAGTTGATGTTGGGAGGAAAGTTCGGGAAGGCCGGGAATCAGGTGGTGATCGAGGAGTATTTGAAAGGTATAGAGCTTTCCGTGTTCGCGCTGACGGATGGGAGAAGTTATAAAATATTGGGTTCTGCCAAAGACTACAAGCGTATTGGTGAGGGTGATATGGGGTTGAACACGGGTGGTATGGGTGCCGTTTCTCCGGTGCCGTTTGCCAATGAAGAGTTCAACCGGAAGGTGGAAGAGCGGGTGGTGCGCCCCACGATCGAGGGATTACAAAAAGACGGGATTGACTACAAAGGATTTGTCTTTTTCGGCCTAATGAATGTTGGTGGTGATCCTTACGTGATCGAGTATAACGTGCGTATGGGAGACCCGGAGACGGAAGTGGTGATGCCGAGATTGAAAACGGATATTTTGTCTCTTTTCGAGGCGATGGCCAAGGGGGAGCTGGAACAGGCGGCGTTCGAACTGGATGATCGTTTCTGTACGACCGTGATGCTTGTTTCTCAAGGGTATCCCGGGGATTACGAGAAAGGAAAGGAGATCACGGGTGTACCGGACGTGAAGGGGAGTATCGTGTTCCATGCGGGGACGAAGTTGGCAGACGGGAAGGTCGTGACGAACGGGGGACGCGTGATTGCCGTGAGTTCGTTCGGGAAGACAATGCGGGAGGCTTTGGCCCAGTCTTACGAGAACGTGGCCAAGATTCATTTCGACGGGATGAATTTCAGAAGAGATATAGGTTTTGATTTGTAA